One Gammaproteobacteria bacterium genomic window, CCGCATCTGATGCCTCACAGGAGTGTCAAAATAGTGCGTTGGCGGGTCGTGATGCGGTTACCCAAGTGGTCTCCTCCATTGGCGGGCTGGCTGATGAGGTTGACCAGGCTTCGAGTGTGATCGCGGCGCTGGGCGAAGCCAGCGATAACATTGGATCGGTACTCGAGGTTATTCGTGGGATTGCCGAACAGACAAATTTATTGGCGCTGAATGCGGCCATTGAGGCGGCAAGAGCGGGGGACTTGGGGCGTGGCTTTGCGGTGGTTGCCGATGAGGTGCGCACCCTGGCAACACGCACTCACAGCTCAACGCAGGAGATTCAGTCGATGATTGAGGTGTTGCAATCCCGTGCCTCTGAAGGTGTGACAGTGATGCAGAGGAGCAGGGTCTCTGCTGATAAGAGTGTTGACCAGGTTGAAGAGACGAAACGGGTACTGGAGCAGATCATCGATAGCATTACCCAGGTGACCGAGATGAATAACAGCGTCACCCAGATGGTGAGTCAGCAGCAGTGCGCTGTGGATGGTATCAACCAGAGTTTAGTGCGTGTTAATGAAGCGGCGGAAGAGAGTTCGCTGGAGTCCGAAGTTCCCGGCACGCTGTCCAGTGAAATTGGCAGTTGCAAACGGTTGATTAACGAGCTGCGGAAGTTGTAGGCCTCATTTATCCACAGCACTTTTTATATTTTTTACCGCTTCCACAGGGGCAGGGGTTGTTTCTACCCACCTTGGGGACGGTGCGTTGAATGGGCTTATTGGCACGCTGGCGCTGCTCTAGGAAGTGTAGATAGAGCGTTTTTACCGCAGGTTCGATAGTGAGCCCGCTCTGGTTTATCTGCTCTTCGCTTAGCTGGTCCAGTGCCTCACCCTCGTGCTGAGTGGTAAATAACTGAATGGGTTTCAGGGCTTGTTCTAAGGCGCTGTGATCTTCCGCTGCGGTTAACTCATCCCATAGTGTAATGCCACGCATGAAGCCCTCACACCAGCTGCTAACGATGGTGTACTCCTGCTCATCTTCCACCTCGACCAGAAACAGAGCGTGATACTCTTTTTTGTGCATACCCTCCATAACATGGTTGTAGAAGGTGAAGATGGCATCATTGAACTCTTCATATTCGCTGCGCTTTTTCCAGTGGGGTGTTTTCTCCTCTCCTCCCCAAAGTGCGGGTAACCACTGTGCCGCCATAATGTTGTTAGGGGCGCAGGCGAGGGCGGAGAAAAAGCCGTCCAGCTCAGAGGCGTTAAATATGGCCTCATCATTGCCGTCGCGGTCAAAGTAGTAGTTGACCAGATCAATGACATCACCACTTTCTGGTTTTTTAGCGGGCGCTGCTTTAAAACCATAGCTCTCTGCCTGAGAGGGGCGTGGTGTCTCACGGCTGCTTCGAAATCCCAGTTTGATTTCAACCTCTTCCAGGTCACCCGCGCAACTGCTGTCAACCCCGTCATTTTGATACAGGGCTCGAATACCCTCAATTAACTCTTTGGCTTTTAGCTCACACAATCGGCCAATTAATAGGCCATTCAGGGTGGGCAGTGTGAGATCCGGCTTCTCCAGATAGGCTTGGTAGTGGGCCAGTACCGCACGACGTTGTTCGGGGTAGTGTTCAACAACCTCACACAGTGCATCTACCGCCATAACGTGGGTGAATTCATCAAGCTCTGGTGTGTTCAAGAGGGCTGCCAGTGGCTCAATAGCCGACTCGCCGATCATGCCCAAGACAATGGGCAGCTCGTACAGTGCCCAGTCATCTTCCACGAGCTCATCGAAAAGCTTGATCAAGGGCAGGGCTGCGTGGCTGCAACGCAGCTGTGCCAACGTTCGCCAAGCGTGGAGTGGCGCCCAAATATTGGCGCTGTCTGCATCTGCCTGATGCAGCGCTTTATCGCCCGCTATTTTGAGCAGGGCGGTGACATCACTATTATTAAAACCGTATTGCAGGTAGTCAGGCCATTGATGGGCAGCGCAATTTAAGTCGCCCAGTGTGAAAAGAATCTCAGTTTTATTGGCCATTGTTATGATCCGGGGTAATAGGCGTTAACTTCACTGGCCACCAGGTTTTTAAGTTGCTCATAACCAAATCGGCTGAGGGGTTTGCCGTTAACAAAAAACGTCGGGGTTTTAGTGGCCCCCAGTCGTTGCCCATCGGCTATATCCTGATTGATTATTTTGTCAATTTCAGGGCTGTTTACATCTTTCCTGAGCTGCACAACATCAAAGCCAAAGCGCTCCAGATAGGTCCAGAATATTTCTGGTTTAGGTTGGTGGTGTGATGCCCAGTGGGACTGTGTTTCAAACATCAACTCTAATACCTCCCAGAATTGACCTTGTTTTTTAGCCGCCTCCAGAATTTTTACCATATGGTCAGAACCGGGGTGTAGTGGGGCGTAGCGGATCACTAAGTTTACTTTTCCACGGTAGGTTGCCAATAGCTCTTTTACCAGAGGATGGAACTGACGGCAGGTTTCACACGCGGGATCGAGAAACTCTACAATAGTCACTTTTGCCTCAGGATTGCCTTTTCTTGGCGAGTAATGCTTGCTTAGGGCATCTGCATTTTGCGTGACCCGCTGTGTTTGAGTGTCGGTTTGTTGGCTGTTGTAGAGGTAAGCCGCCATTAAAAAGGCGAGTACCATTAAGAAGATTGCGCCGATTATGGTGTAGTTCTGTTTCATGTGGAGACCTTGCTTTTGAGTAACAAAATAATAATGAGCGAAAAGGAGAGCAGCGAGAGCAGTGAAATCGGTAGAAAACCAAATAGCACCATACTGTCATCAGCGCAGGAGACTCCCTGGCTACAGGGCTGAAGGTTCTCAGGTATCAAGCCAAAAAAGAGTAAACAGTGGTAGAGGGTGAAGAGCAAGCCGATCACAGCGATGGGTAGGGCGTAGTTGACTACCCGTTTATCCAGCGGGTAGAGCCCTACCAGTAGGATGACCACCAGTGGGAACATGAATATTCGCTGGTACCAGCACAAAACACAGGGCACCAGCTCCATTATTTCACTGAAAAAAAGGCTGCCTAAGGTCGATAGGGTAGCTATCAGCCAGCTACTGAAGATAAGTAACCAGCGTCTATCATCTGTCTGTTGGTGGGATTTCATTTAAGCCCTACTTTCTCTAAATAACAATTACCCCGAACACTTAATAAGTGAGGCACAATCTTACTCGCCTATTGATGCTGACTGTAATTTTCCTTAAAAATCAATGTGCTGCGTTGTTTTTGTGCGAATTTATTAAATACCTGGGTGATACGAATATTGATTTTACTTGAGCGCTTTTGTGCAGGCTATTACTATTTTGTAGCTTTGCACGCGTTGTTGGGGTTGTCGGCTGTTTTTTGTGTTGTCAGATAGAGCCATTGGCAGTGGTATGGGATTTGTCGTTGACTATGCAGTTTGGACGTATATAATTTAGCACAGCTTGATTGTGCGTTTTTATGTATATCATTTCGATGTTCTATAATGGTCTTCGTCCTGCGTGTCATATACAAATAGCAACACTTCTAGCTAAATCGCCTTTAGCGCCTAAGTTTTTTGGATTTAGGCAGGGCACGACGACTTTTGAAATTTATAGGATATGATTATGTCTACTACTACTGGTACCGTTAAATGGTTCAACGAATCAAAAGGTTTTGGCTTTATTGAGCAAGAATCTGGTCCCGACGTATTTGCCCACTTCAGCGCTATTTCTGGTTCAGGGTTTAAAACTCTGGCAGAAGGTCAGAAAGTTGAATTTACTGTTACTCAGGGTCAAAAAGGTCCTCAGGCAGAAAATATCGTCGCGATCTAATACCGAATTGCGATTGCGTCTGCGACTTCAGTTGCAGAGTTGCTCACTCCTTGAGGGTGAGTGAAGGGTGAGGCCTTAATGGTCTTGCCCTTTTTTATTTGGACACGTTGCACAATTGAGGACGATACGTTGAGCGAAACCGCTTTCTCATCCCTGAAGCTCCACCCTGACTTGTTAAAAAACATCACCTCATTGGGTTACGATGCGATGACTCCGATTCAGGCGAAAAGCTTGCCCTACATATTGGCCGGGAGAGATGTTATCGCTCAGGGGCAAACCGGGTCGGGTAAGACGGCCGCGTTCACATTGGGGTTGCTGGAGAATCTGAATGTAAAGCATTTTCGCATTCAGACGCTGGTGCTGTGTCCCACTCGCGAGTTGGCTGATCAGGTGGCAAAAGAGATTCGCAGGATGGCCAGAACGATTCACAACATCAAAGTATTAACCCTCTGTGGTGGCATGCCTTTTGGCCCCCAAGTGGGATCGTTGGAGCATAACGCACATATTGTGGTGGGAACGCCGGGTCGTGTTGCGGATCACTTGCGTAGAGGAACACTAAGTCTGGATGAGGTGAACACCCTGGTGCTGGATGAAGCGGATCGTATGCTTGATATGGGGTTTCAAGAGACCCTAGATGAAATTATTGACCATATGCCTAAGCACTATCAAACGCTGCTGTTTAGTGCGACCTATCCCGAGCAGATCGCCTCAATGGCTAGTCGCATTACTCAGGACCCAGTGATGGTTAAAGTGGCGACAACACACGATAACAGCAGTATTCATCAATCTCTATATGAGGTGGATGAGCAGATGCCGCGAATTACGGCCGTTCGCCTGCTGTTGTTGGCGCACCGCCCGTTGTCTGCGGTGGTGTTTTGCAATACTCGGCTGGAGACCCAGGAGGTGGCTGATCAGCTTTCTCGCTTTGGCTTCAGTGCAGCAGCGTTACACGGCGAGCTGGAGCAGCGTGAGCGAGATCAAACTCTGGCGTTGTTTGCCAATAAGAGTATTTCGATATTGGTGGCTACTGATGTGGCGGCTAGAGGGTTGGACATCGATGCGTTAGATGTGGTTATTAACTACCAAATTGCACGGGAGTATGAGGTTCATATTCACCGTGTTGGCCGTACTGGGCGTGCAGGTAGCAAGGGGATGGCCTGTACACTGTATACAGAAAAGGAGCGTTATCGGGTAGGCCGCCTGGAGGCGCACCTAGGCCACTCAATAGAGCGGGCTGCTTTGCCGGTGGCTGACTTGCTTGAACAACCCGTCTATAAACCGAGCATGGCGACGTTACAGATAGAGGGTGGTAAGAAACAAAAAGTGCGTCCAGGCGATA contains:
- a CDS encoding DsbA family protein; this translates as MKQNYTIIGAIFLMVLAFLMAAYLYNSQQTDTQTQRVTQNADALSKHYSPRKGNPEAKVTIVEFLDPACETCRQFHPLVKELLATYRGKVNLVIRYAPLHPGSDHMVKILEAAKKQGQFWEVLELMFETQSHWASHHQPKPEIFWTYLERFGFDVVQLRKDVNSPEIDKIINQDIADGQRLGATKTPTFFVNGKPLSRFGYEQLKNLVASEVNAYYPGS
- a CDS encoding disulfide bond formation protein B yields the protein MKSHQQTDDRRWLLIFSSWLIATLSTLGSLFFSEIMELVPCVLCWYQRIFMFPLVVILLVGLYPLDKRVVNYALPIAVIGLLFTLYHCLLFFGLIPENLQPCSQGVSCADDSMVLFGFLPISLLSLLSFSLIIILLLKSKVST
- a CDS encoding cold-shock protein: MSTTTGTVKWFNESKGFGFIEQESGPDVFAHFSAISGSGFKTLAEGQKVEFTVTQGQKGPQAENIVAI
- a CDS encoding UPF0149 family protein, giving the protein MANKTEILFTLGDLNCAAHQWPDYLQYGFNNSDVTALLKIAGDKALHQADADSANIWAPLHAWRTLAQLRCSHAALPLIKLFDELVEDDWALYELPIVLGMIGESAIEPLAALLNTPELDEFTHVMAVDALCEVVEHYPEQRRAVLAHYQAYLEKPDLTLPTLNGLLIGRLCELKAKELIEGIRALYQNDGVDSSCAGDLEEVEIKLGFRSSRETPRPSQAESYGFKAAPAKKPESGDVIDLVNYYFDRDGNDEAIFNASELDGFFSALACAPNNIMAAQWLPALWGGEEKTPHWKKRSEYEEFNDAIFTFYNHVMEGMHKKEYHALFLVEVEDEQEYTIVSSWCEGFMRGITLWDELTAAEDHSALEQALKPIQLFTTQHEGEALDQLSEEQINQSGLTIEPAVKTLYLHFLEQRQRANKPIQRTVPKVGRNNPCPCGSGKKYKKCCG
- the dbpA gene encoding ATP-dependent RNA helicase DbpA — its product is MSETAFSSLKLHPDLLKNITSLGYDAMTPIQAKSLPYILAGRDVIAQGQTGSGKTAAFTLGLLENLNVKHFRIQTLVLCPTRELADQVAKEIRRMARTIHNIKVLTLCGGMPFGPQVGSLEHNAHIVVGTPGRVADHLRRGTLSLDEVNTLVLDEADRMLDMGFQETLDEIIDHMPKHYQTLLFSATYPEQIASMASRITQDPVMVKVATTHDNSSIHQSLYEVDEQMPRITAVRLLLLAHRPLSAVVFCNTRLETQEVADQLSRFGFSAAALHGELEQRERDQTLALFANKSISILVATDVAARGLDIDALDVVINYQIAREYEVHIHRVGRTGRAGSKGMACTLYTEKERYRVGRLEAHLGHSIERAALPVADLLEQPVYKPSMATLQIEGGKKQKVRPGDILGALTGESGISGREVGKINVFDNASYVAVMREVKNVALKKLSAGKLKGRSFRVRLL